A segment of the Anopheles cruzii chromosome 2, idAnoCruzAS_RS32_06, whole genome shotgun sequence genome:
ACGATAAAGTGATGAGGGGCGTGTGCGACCATTTATTCAGAAACAACGCAAATATTTGTGGAAAGATAGGTACAATTCGGGCTTCGAATTTCATGGTGACTTCGCGGAGCAATACAACATTATGTCCTATGATTGTATTAAGAACTAATCCTGGCagtgcggcgcggcgcaacGTTTCTTGAATACGTCCCCTAACCAACCGCCCCGTTTTCTTAACTTGCCAACATAGACCAACTTACACCAACAATCTGCAAAGCATAAGTTTTCCAATCTACCTATGCTGATGTACGTCGAATGAACGGAAACTaaacattcaattttattcttCTTCCCGACAGGGTCAAGGATTGATAGGAAAAGCTTATATTTAAGGATCCACCAAAGGAGGATTACGCCAGAGGATGAAGGTGACGGAAACAAGCGCCCGAATATCGGTGGCATATCGATCTTGAACGGCGGGAGCCACCATAGAACCGGACGATTGTCGGAAGTGTCGCGGCAACACAGTAGACTTGTCTACGTTTTGCTCCCAAACTGCCACTCACTGGCAAAAAGGGGTTTTGCGGAGCTGTTGCTCAGTAGGCGGTGGTCTGCTGCTTTTTCCAAACACTCTGTTGTTGCGGAAGTTGACATGCTTTGGCGTGGGCTACGTTTCTGAAGATTGTTTTCGCAGATGCCGGATGCCGCGATGGATAAGGATCACCCTCTCACTTTACACGAGATGCGACAGGGCATGTCCAATTCCCTGTCGTTCTGCTACTCCGCAGCAGTCGCAGTAGATGATGCAGCCGGTTCTGTTCCCCCCTTCTAGGAGGCGGGTAATTTCTTTAGAGTATAGCAAGGAATGGATTCGCTCTGGAACATTGCACATTTGGAGGAACAGGATTTTAAGGACGCATTGGATTTCACCGAGGATTCGTTCCCTTCCGCTTCGCgcctctccttctctctctctaaggAAAACGGAACATTTGAACGCTTCGCTCTTGGCGATAGGAAAACGCGAATGGTTTGTAGCGCATAATGGAATGACAGGATCACCGAGGGACCGGAGGAAGGAACTTGAAAAGGCCCACGCTTGGCAGGATTCACAGGAAGGAAAAAACGCAAGGATAAATGGATGCCCCTGGCTATGGCCcttggtttgtgtgtgtgcgtgcgtgtgtgtgtaaattaTGTTGGAGAATTAGTGGCACCGTTGGATTGGAAAGAAGCCGCCTATTCTGGTTCGCTCAACTCTTCGCGCTCCCTCCGAAAAGCGGAAGCTTTTTCCCATCGTTGGACATCGTGGGATAAGTTTGGAGGAGGCCTAGACGCGGTCCTGTTTTTGCGGTGAATCCAAGCAAACACGCTGCCATGGCAACCTCTGTCTCGTTTCGCTCTTAGCGCGGATCGATCGTGTAGCGATGGACCCGTTTGTGTACGTACGTACCTCCGCAGCACACTTTGATCGACCTGCTTCTTGCACGGAGTAGGAAGGAAGGATCGCCGTTGGAAAAGGAGTATGGGCCTTTCCGGTAAAATAGCAATCAATCGCACGTGACTGACGTTTTTAAATTAacccgttttccgtttcccgtAGCTTTCCTAACTGAAGtttgttttaacattttcacTGTTTCCCCTCCTGTTCCTGTTCtggtgtttctgttttctgtgcattttcccatttcgcaGCACAATTCGCGACGGAAACCCAACTGGCAGAACGGAGGGACGGGGATAGCTAAACCTTTTCATGCCTTCGAAAGAactgttttttaaattactttcttGGCCTATTTCCCTCTCAAATGTCTCGCATTTTAACACTTATTTCTTTCACTGTATCCTCTTCGACCATTCCTGGGCACTACCTACATTTAAACTCCTTTCATTGGGCATCAACTAAAACCGAGCTTCTAGCGCGGACGGATAGCAAGCAATACTTAGGACTCTCTCTTTGTGGCCGTAAGTAGATTACCGAACTACCGGAAGAAAACTACAATCATCATTGGTGGCCCAAGGCACGgcaacgaagcaaaacaagTAACTTTCCACTAGAGGCACCTATATTTTTGGGGTACGAAACAATCTAAACGCTCTGCGAGTTGGTCAGGTAAAAGGCTAATAAAGTTTCAGCCAATAATTATTTTAACTACAAACATTCAGTATGTCGCGTACGTTTGTGACCTTGATGACAAATTGCAAGCCTTTTCTTCAATGGAAGAACCGTAAGTTCGGGCCCGGCTCTGTTGTCAGAGTTGGCACCGAAGAAGAGGcgtgtttgtaaacaaacgaccACCGATGGCGGCCAGAGGAGCACACATCACGCCGACCGTAGAAATCAAACCCTCACTCTTCGAGGTGCTGGCGGCCGACTCTCTCAACAATACCTTTTATCCCGCCATCAAACGTGTGGTGGACGTAAGTAGCCTGGTACCAAACTGGTTCCTCTGCAGGACCTAAAGCACTTATTATGTGTCTTCGATTCCACCAAACAGTTTTTAGCGACAGTCAAACCGACGGTTTTCGGTGGGTTAGTGCGATACTACGATGAGCTTTACATGCTGTTCAATGGGCTGGTGCAGGGTTACTATCTCCAACGGCACGGAGGATCGCTGGCCGAAGTGTTCTACGGTCTAACCCGCCAATCGGTCCGAAACAAGACGTTCACCAGGCGCGATCGCAATTGGTCGTTCGTGGTGCTGGTCGTCGTGCCATACGCGTTACGAATACTGGAAACCCGAATCAACCGGTGGAAAGATGACtgtgaaaatgggaaaacggtTGCGGCAGAGAAGCAGCTCGTAGTACGCTTGATGCCCTACGTCAAAGCCGTACACGAAAGCCTTAAGTTGGTCCACTACGTAATGTATCTGGCCGGCGCTAGTGAAGTACATTCGCCTTCGCTGCGCGTGCTTCGCCTTGCACTGACCTATCAAGCAGAGGAGGAAGAAAGCTGGTCCTTCGCGGACGTTTTCCAGGGCAAGACAAGGTGAGCACCGGAACGGATTGGTACCGGCGTGAGGAGCAGAGTGTGCTTCAAATAAGAATAATCGTTGTCGTTGATAGGGTTGCTGTAATGCTAAGCACGGCACTGCTACGATGGTTGGAGCTGTCCGCTTTCTTCCTGCAGTTCATCGAGTGGTGGCAAACGGAGGCCAACATTGGGGACCTGTCGAAGCTACCGACTCCGGAAGCTCCCGATTTGGACGTCAACGCTGCGAAGTACAGCAACGTTTGTCCGATTTGCCTGCAGAAGTACATCATTCCAAcggccgtgtccgtgtcgggGTATGCATGCTGTTAAAGGAGGCTCAATTGTAGAAACTAATTCTTTCCGACTTCTTCCAGCTACGTTTATTGTTATCGATGCATCGTGACACATTTGCAGAAAGAAAGTAGGTGCCCGGTAACCAAGTATCCTGCCACAATCAACGATCTCATCCGGCTGTAcatggatgatgatgattgaagCTTTCGTGTCCAGTATCCAAATCAATATCGTGGGAATTGGGACGACTTGGGGGAAACGgatagttttttgtttgggaacGGCTAAGCAAAAGTAGGAAAGACTGAAATAGAGCCAAAACCTTTTCACATTCTTGTACATTATTGATGACCGTACACGGAGAGGGATTTTAACATAATTTTGGATACAATAATTCTGCATTTTTATTCTCTACATGCCAACACAATTCAACGGCGCAATGATTAGATAACGGTCTCCGCATGGGTGGCGTACAAAAACCCCAATTAACTGTTATCCATAAACGAGCCTTATCTCagaattttcctttttcgccaGTTGTCGCATTGTCCTCAGCTTTTACGAAACTTCcagcaaaataaaaccaacagcCCAAGGAGCGCCCggatgtttggatttttttcttttagaAGAAAAGCATGCTCTGCCTGACGCGGGATGTACGCATACGAACCCGGTGAAAATGAGCAGCCTCTAAGCAAGTGCCACAAAGTTGCGcccataaataaaaaaaatacaacaccGGCGTGTTGCTAGTCACTCTGTCAGCACCAAAGCAACAACGGGCCGAGATTGCACACGGCACCAAGAATCCGCCGAAATCAGTTGGCGGTAAGGCTACTCTCTGTCCGGCTTATCAGCGAAATTACCCAGCAGCAGTGCGATAGAACGCCAGAGAAACACCGGCTTTCTTAGACGGAACATTACACCCCCGAAATGGCACCAACTGCGGGTCAGGTGAGACAGGGTTAGAAAATGACCTCCATATTAGACCGTTTCGTGTACCGTACGATTCCGCCCGTAGGTGATCAAATGCAAAGCGGCTGTTGCCTGGGAGCCGAAGAAACCGCTCGTGATCGAGACAATCGAGGTGGCCCCACCGAAGGCCGGTGAGGTGCGGCTGAAGGTAGTCGCTTCGGGGGTGTGTCACACCGACGCATACACTCTCGGCGGTCTGGATGCCGAAGGTGTGTTCCCGACCATTCTCGGCCATGAGGGCGCCGGTGTGGTGGAGAGTGTTGGCGAAGGAGTGACCAAGTTCCAGCCCGGCGATCACGTCATTCCGCTGTACATTCCCCAGTGCTACGAGTGCCGGTTCTGCAAAAGCCCCAAAACTAATCTCTGCCCGAAGGTGCGCGCCACGCAGGGCAAGGGCCTGATGCCGGACGGTACGAGCCGGTTCACGTGCAACGGTAAGCCGGTGTACCATTTCATGGGCACGTCCACTTTCGCGGAGTACACGGTTGTGGCCGATGTTTCGCTGGCGAAGATCGATCAGAGCGCTCCGCTGGACAAGGTGTGTCTGCTGGGATGCGGCATACCGACGGGATACGGAGCGGCACTGAATACGGCCAAGGTGGAACCCGGGAGTTCGTGTGCGGTCTGGGGCCTCGGAGCGGTGGGATTGGCCGTGGTGATGGGTTGTAAGGCAGCGGGCGCTAAACGCATCATCGGGGTGGACATCAACCCGGAGAAGTTCGAAGTGGGCAAGCAGTTTGGCTGCACGGAGGTGATCAATCCGAACGATTACACGAACCCGATCCAGCAGGTTTTGGTCGAGAAGACGGACGGTGGCTTGGACTACACGTTCGAGTGCGTAGGCAACGTGGCCACAATGCGTGCGGCACTCGAGTCGTGCATCCGGGGTTGGGGAGTGTCGGTGGTCGTCGGGGTGGCCGAGTCTGGCAAAGAAATCTCGACCCGCCCATTCCAGCTGGTGACCGGGCGCACCTGGAAGGGCACGGCTTTCGGTGGCTGGAAGAGCGTGGACGGAGTGCCGAAACTCGTCGACCAGTACCTCAAGCGGGAGCTTAAGGTGGACGAGTTCATCACGCACACGATGGCCTTGGAGAAGATCAACGAGGCGTTCACGCTGATGCACGAGGGTAAAAGCATCCGTTCCGTCGTCAAACTGTAGCCCGGTTCCGTGGCACGCCAAAAACTCTGTTCCGCAACGCTCGGCTGTCCGTCGTCTTTTACCTCAATAGCTGAAATCGCTGCTGGTTCCTGCTGGATTTAAGGAAATAAACATATCCATCACGTTTCTACTTatgggtttcaaacatttattaCAGCATTTAACCATCTAGCGCCTCATTTATAAACTTCCGAAACACTCAGGGCAACACGAggtttggttcgatttcggCTTTAACTACGCTATTTACAATACACTTATGCTCATTTTTATCGTACGTCAAGGAGCGATCCTCGTTATGCCGTGTTGGAGTCGTCCTTAAGCGGTGGCGACGATCGGGAGTGCGTTTGTAGGTGCAGCTTCAGGTGTTGCTTGCGGGCGAACGTTTTCGAGCAGATATCGCAGGCGTACGGCTTCAGTCCGGTGTGCAGCTGCCGGTGACCGGCCAGGATACGTTCCGCCTTGAACAGCTTGTGGCACACCTCGCACTGGAACCGTTTAACCTCCTCGTGCGTCGACATGTGATCGCGCAGATGGCTCGCCGTGCGGAACCGCTTGCTACACTGCCGGCACTCGTACGGCCGCTCGTTCGTATGGGTGCGCCCGTGGATGATGAGATCGCTCTTCTGGACGAAGGCCTTCGAGCAGACACCGCAAACGTACTTGCGCTCGCGCATATGATTCTTCACGTGTGTCTTGAGCGACTCGGCACTGCCGAAGCTCTTCGGACACCGGTCGCAGGGGAACTCGGTGGTCGTTTCGTCACCCGCCGGCTTGTAGTGTTTGCGCGAGATGTGCTTCGTGAGACGGTGAAAATCGTCAAAAATCTGCGAACAATCGTACGCACAGAAATACGACGTTTGGTGAAAGTAGAGATGCTGCCGGATGAAGACGGCGTCCGGAAACTGAGCGCCGCAGATACCGCAGACGTGCACCCTTTCGAGCATATTCTCGCGCCACAGTAGGTCCACGTTCTGCGTGTGATCGTCCTCGGCCTCGTGGGTCTGGCAGTGTAGCCGCATGTCCTCGAACGTGTCCTGATAGAGGCCACAGCGCCCGCAGCGAAACCGGGTGTCCGTCCGCTTGAACGTCTTCAGCTTCGGCACGCAAATGTCCAGCCCGTTCTGGTAGAACGTTTCGTGTTTGAGCAGATCCTCGTTCACGGTGTACTCCTCCTGGGCGACGCTCGCACAGGTCGTGTCGAAGTGTTCCTCGAAGTGGCTCTGCGAGATGAACACGGTGAAGCATAGGCTGCACCGGAAGTAGTCGATCGACTCGAAGCACATTTCGAGCGTTTGCTTGTGGATGAGAAAGTGCCTCACGAAGGTGGTGGACCGTGACGTGAAGTCACAGTAGGTGCAAGAGTCTTGCGGTTCTCGCTTCGCAACGGACCAATTTTTGTTCCTGAACGACCCGAAGGACCCAGGCACATTTTCGTCGGAgctttcttttccattttcgccCTTCAACGACACCGACTGGCTGGTGCCGACTTTCTCGACAACACTCAGGGCGAGACATTCGTCGGTTTCCGGCTCTTCGCTTAGCAGCTGAATCTCGTAATCTTCATCATCGAACGATCCGCTTTTTCTGGTAAGCGCTTCGACTAGAGCCTGTTCGGTGTCTGTCCCCTTCGAATCCCCTTCGTTCTGGTCACCCtcatcctcctcctcgtcctcatcCTGTTCCATTACCGTGACCCTTATTTCGCTGCTCGATTCCCCGCATCGCAAGTTCATAAGGTGCGAggacatttcttttttcgatgGTGTCGGTGGTGCCAGCTTGTTTCCGGTTTCTCCATGGCTAGAGTATACCAGCGATGGCCCAGCAGTCGGTTCTATGGGGTCACACTGTGTGCTCGTCtcgatcgtttccggttgcggtGGTTCTGCCGCTTCGATCGCATCCGTTTGCACCTCGACGCTGCGCGTGTCGATCTTCTTCGGCGGCTCCGACTTGACGATGGCGTTCGAGGCTTCCGCTGGTTTGGCGACTCCGAAAATATCGTGCAGCAGATCCACCGAATTGCGTACCTTCGACACGTACACGTACAGATCGCGTATCTTGGCTTTACACTCGATGCACACGTTGTTTGGCAGTTTTTCATCCCTTACGAACTGTGAACGGAGTAGAGAGGGGGGGGTGTAAAAATTAGTAATATTTGCCACGATtgccgacaccaccacccacaaACGGTACTACCTTGGCACCGATCACGAGCTCGAGCACTTTCGGGAAGGGCACTATTTTGCCGTCCAGAATTTCGCTACAAAATATTGGCTTCAACtgcgtccggtccggtaccGCAGCCAGACAGGTGCGACAAAGTTCCTCCGGCGTGACCGACAGCTCCAGGGGTTCTTTCGATTCCATAGTCTCGTCCGGGCTCGGTAGACGTGtcgaaaactatttttaaacacCGGTCCGTGCGGTGGCCAATGAACCTGTGGCCAGAAGAATATGCGAATAACGATCGTCGTTAGCGCAGCTTTGTTTTGATCTGTGTTCTCCAGAGCAGAGTGCAACCAGTCCGCAATGGCGTCAAACGACGCGGCCAGAAAGCGTTAGACGCGTTACGTTTATACGTGCGTGCTGAAAGCTCTGGTGTTGGTTTAAACTCGGCAGTTAAAGCAGCAGCTAGTAGCTCTAAAGGAAGATTCTTGTAACAAATTCCCATGGTACGTTTCAGAGGATAGTTTTCACTAAGTGATGATTTTGGTTTGCTCTTTATAAAACGTTTAGTTACCTTTTACAAATGTTGTTTGACGTTGGTTTGTTTACAACAAACTAACCCTTATGCTCGTACCGATATGTCAACGACCGTAAACAAACCATCAAAGTAAACTAGGCCAATTCGTTTCGCGGTTCGTGCGAATAACGGGTGGCGGttaaaatgaatgaaatttgcCTCGATATCGATCTGGAGAATGTGTGCCGCATCTGCCTGTCGGAGACCGATCCCAGTGCTCATCTGTTTCACATCTTCACCGATGCCATTGTGGACGGAACGCTAGTGACCGTATCGGCGGTGATCGAACATTGTATGGGTTTACGGGTGAGTTTTTAGTGTGCCGAATCGATATCCGCCCGACCGGGATTTACCTAAATTACCTCACCCTCCCCCCCAGGTCCCAAACGATGGCAGTGTACCGGACAAAATATGCCAAACGTGTCGATCGCAAATGTTTCAGTTTTACGTATTCAAACAAAAGTGCCACCGCACGGATAGGGtgcttcgatcgattcgcttGCCAGGGATCCTAAAGGAAAGCCCACAGCGTGACGAACATTCCGTAACAGAAGCGTTGCCCGAGGAGGAACTCATCGAagagctgctgctcggtgatcCCGTTACGCCAGCGTCGACTGAGCAGTCCCTGGA
Coding sequences within it:
- the LOC128267838 gene encoding peroxisome assembly protein 12, coding for MAARGAHITPTVEIKPSLFEVLAADSLNNTFYPAIKRVVDFLATVKPTVFGGLVRYYDELYMLFNGLVQGYYLQRHGGSLAEVFYGLTRQSVRNKTFTRRDRNWSFVVLVVVPYALRILETRINRWKDDCENGKTVAAEKQLVVRLMPYVKAVHESLKLVHYVMYLAGASEVHSPSLRVLRLALTYQAEEEESWSFADVFQGKTRVAVMLSTALLRWLELSAFFLQFIEWWQTEANIGDLSKLPTPEAPDLDVNAAKYSNVCPICLQKYIIPTAVSVSGYVYCYRCIVTHLQKESRCPVTKYPATINDLIRLYMDDDD
- the LOC128275071 gene encoding alcohol dehydrogenase class-3 — encoded protein: MAPTAGQVIKCKAAVAWEPKKPLVIETIEVAPPKAGEVRLKVVASGVCHTDAYTLGGLDAEGVFPTILGHEGAGVVESVGEGVTKFQPGDHVIPLYIPQCYECRFCKSPKTNLCPKVRATQGKGLMPDGTSRFTCNGKPVYHFMGTSTFAEYTVVADVSLAKIDQSAPLDKVCLLGCGIPTGYGAALNTAKVEPGSSCAVWGLGAVGLAVVMGCKAAGAKRIIGVDINPEKFEVGKQFGCTEVINPNDYTNPIQQVLVEKTDGGLDYTFECVGNVATMRAALESCIRGWGVSVVVGVAESGKEISTRPFQLVTGRTWKGTAFGGWKSVDGVPKLVDQYLKRELKVDEFITHTMALEKINEAFTLMHEGKSIRSVVKL
- the LOC128277320 gene encoding zinc finger protein 266-like, with protein sequence MESKEPLELSVTPEELCRTCLAAVPDRTQLKPIFCSEILDGKIVPFPKVLELVIGAKFVRDEKLPNNVCIECKAKIRDLYVYVSKVRNSVDLLHDIFGVAKPAEASNAIVKSEPPKKIDTRSVEVQTDAIEAAEPPQPETIETSTQCDPIEPTAGPSLVYSSHGETGNKLAPPTPSKKEMSSHLMNLRCGESSSEIRVTVMEQDEDEEEDEGDQNEGDSKGTDTEQALVEALTRKSGSFDDEDYEIQLLSEEPETDECLALSVVEKVGTSQSVSLKGENGKESSDENVPGSFGSFRNKNWSVAKREPQDSCTYCDFTSRSTTFVRHFLIHKQTLEMCFESIDYFRCSLCFTVFISQSHFEEHFDTTCASVAQEEYTVNEDLLKHETFYQNGLDICVPKLKTFKRTDTRFRCGRCGLYQDTFEDMRLHCQTHEAEDDHTQNVDLLWRENMLERVHVCGICGAQFPDAVFIRQHLYFHQTSYFCAYDCSQIFDDFHRLTKHISRKHYKPAGDETTTEFPCDRCPKSFGSAESLKTHVKNHMRERKYVCGVCSKAFVQKSDLIIHGRTHTNERPYECRQCSKRFRTASHLRDHMSTHEEVKRFQCEVCHKLFKAERILAGHRQLHTGLKPYACDICSKTFARKQHLKLHLQTHSRSSPPLKDDSNTA